In the Bacteroidales bacterium genome, one interval contains:
- a CDS encoding four helix bundle protein, translating into MINDKVKYDLQERLIDFAIDIILFIESLPNTKSANHIWGQVLRSGTSPAFNYGEAQSAESRRDFIHKMKVCLKELRETQVGLKMVHRLKIAKSQQEVERLLKECGELVFPSTRDKIN; encoded by the coding sequence ATGATAAATGATAAAGTTAAGTATGATTTACAGGAACGATTGATAGATTTCGCAATAGATATTATTCTTTTTATTGAATCTCTTCCCAATACCAAGTCTGCAAATCACATTTGGGGACAAGTTCTTCGTTCTGGAACATCTCCTGCATTCAATTATGGGGAAGCACAAAGCGCTGAATCAAGACGTGACTTCATTCATAAAATGAAGGTTTGTCTGAAAGAATTGAGGGAAACGCAGGTGGGTCTTAAAATGGTTCATCGTTTAAAAATTGCGAAATCCCAACAAGAAGTTGAACGTTTGCTTAAGGAATGTGGCGAATTAGTATTCCCGAGTACTCGGGATAAAATCAATTGA